The following coding sequences are from one Chloroflexaceae bacterium window:
- the glpK gene encoding glycerol kinase GlpK, with protein MSRFVAAIDQGTTSTRCMIFDHGGQVIASDQREHRQIYPQPGWVEHDPEEIWQRTCEVIRAALRSGGLTAGDLVAVGVTNQRETTVVWNRYTGQAISNALVWQDTRTAPLVEELTRAGGQDRFRARTGLPLATYFSGTKIAWLLDNVAGARAAAEAGDLIFGTIDTFLTWRLTGGPRGGVHVTDVTNASRTMLMDLTALDWDEEILRILGIPRAMLPRIMPSSAVYGHAVDPLEGAPVAGLLGDQQAAMVGQTCFAPGEAKNTYGTGSFLLLNTGTRPVASRHGLLTTVGYQFGDAPAVYALEGSIAITGALVQWLRDNLGLITSAAEVEALASLVEDSGGVYIVPAFSGLFAPYWRSDARGVIVGLTRYANKSHLARAALEATAYQVRDVTEAMEQDSGVRLSALKVDGGMAANNLLMQFQADILNVPVVRPRVIETTALGAAYAAGLAAGYWRHLDELRANWSVDRTWHPQMDDARRERLYRGWKKAVVRTFEP; from the coding sequence ATGTCCAGGTTTGTCGCCGCCATTGACCAGGGCACCACCAGTACCCGCTGTATGATCTTCGACCACGGCGGGCAAGTGATTGCCTCTGACCAGCGTGAGCACCGGCAGATTTACCCTCAGCCGGGATGGGTCGAGCATGACCCTGAGGAGATCTGGCAGCGCACCTGCGAGGTGATCCGCGCCGCGCTGCGGAGCGGCGGCCTGACCGCTGGCGATCTCGTCGCCGTTGGCGTGACCAACCAGCGCGAAACTACGGTGGTCTGGAACCGCTATACCGGCCAGGCGATCTCTAACGCGCTCGTGTGGCAGGATACCCGCACCGCGCCCCTGGTCGAGGAGCTGACCCGCGCCGGAGGCCAGGACCGCTTCCGTGCGCGCACCGGGCTGCCCCTGGCGACCTACTTTTCCGGCACCAAGATCGCCTGGCTCCTCGACAATGTTGCCGGTGCGCGCGCCGCTGCCGAGGCGGGCGACCTGATTTTCGGCACGATTGACACCTTCCTGACCTGGCGGCTCACCGGCGGTCCCCGTGGCGGCGTGCACGTCACCGATGTGACCAATGCCTCCCGTACCATGCTGATGGACCTGACCGCGCTGGACTGGGATGAGGAGATTCTACGCATCCTGGGCATTCCGCGGGCCATGCTGCCCCGGATCATGCCCAGCAGCGCGGTCTACGGCCACGCCGTTGATCCGTTGGAAGGGGCGCCTGTGGCCGGTCTGCTCGGCGATCAGCAGGCGGCCATGGTCGGCCAGACCTGTTTTGCCCCCGGCGAGGCCAAGAACACCTATGGCACCGGCTCGTTCCTGCTGCTCAACACCGGCACGAGGCCGGTCGCCTCGCGGCACGGCCTGCTCACCACGGTCGGCTATCAATTTGGCGACGCGCCAGCGGTGTATGCCCTGGAAGGCTCGATTGCCATCACCGGCGCCCTGGTACAATGGCTCCGCGACAATCTGGGCCTGATCACCTCCGCCGCCGAGGTGGAGGCGCTGGCGAGCCTGGTGGAGGACAGCGGCGGCGTTTACATCGTGCCCGCCTTTTCGGGCCTGTTCGCGCCCTACTGGCGCTCCGACGCACGCGGGGTGATTGTCGGCCTGACCCGCTATGCGAACAAGAGCCACCTGGCCCGCGCCGCGCTGGAGGCCACCGCCTACCAGGTGCGCGACGTGACGGAGGCGATGGAACAGGACTCGGGGGTGCGCCTGTCGGCCTTGAAGGTAGATGGCGGCATGGCAGCAAACAACTTGTTGATGCAGTTCCAGGCCGACATCCTCAACGTGCCGGTCGTGCGCCCGCGCGTTATTGAAACTACCGCCCTGGGCGCGGCCTATGCCGCCGGGCTGGCGGCAGGCTACTGGCGGCATCTCGACGAATTGCGCGCCAACTGGAGCGTGGACCGCACCTGGCACCCACAGATGGACGATGCCCGGCGCGAGCGCCTGTACCGTGGCTGGAAAAAGGCCGTTGTGCGCACTTTTGAGCCGTGA
- the glpA gene encoding anaerobic glycerol-3-phosphate dehydrogenase subunit GlpA, whose amino-acid sequence MQPIETEVLVIGGGATGLGCALDLALRGIRAVLVEKGDLTHGTTGRYHGLLHSGGRYVTKDPQSASECARENAILRRIMPHCIEDTSGFFVITPWDDPAYGDVFVANCRRTGVPVTEISLAEMLRREPLLNPRISRVFEAPDAAADSFLAARSVALAAREAGAEILTYHHVVDLIRVGDRVVGARVEDLRDGTLKQIACACVLNATGAWAGKIARMAGLTVTVVPGKGTMVAMNHRMVNTVINRCKPPDDGDILVPIHTVAVIGTTDTLVPDPDVYRIEPEEIQLMLDEGEKLVPRFKEYRALRAWAGVRPLYRESEAVRDRDIPRTFKLLDHETRDGVAGIVSIVGGKWTTYRLMAEETVNLVARRLGNTRPCRTAIEVLPVPPFEQHGPPAASGGARHYWLGKSLAAVEAERAYGELICECELVTRARLLAAIDSGAKNLDDLRRDVRLGMGPCQGGWCVYRAAALLYERRHPAGLGHAHANQAVLHMLQARWKGMLPVLWGDQLRQARLDELIYRGVLGVQHLEPFAEPGGGLVTEHPAVVTE is encoded by the coding sequence ATGCAACCTATTGAAACCGAAGTCCTGGTCATCGGCGGCGGCGCCACCGGTCTCGGCTGCGCCCTGGATCTGGCCCTGCGCGGCATACGCGCCGTCCTGGTCGAAAAGGGCGACCTGACCCACGGCACTACCGGACGCTACCACGGTTTGCTGCACTCCGGGGGCCGTTATGTGACGAAGGACCCCCAATCAGCCAGCGAGTGCGCCCGCGAGAACGCCATTCTGCGCCGGATCATGCCCCACTGCATCGAGGACACCTCGGGTTTCTTCGTCATCACCCCCTGGGATGACCCCGCCTACGGGGACGTGTTCGTGGCTAATTGTCGCCGCACCGGCGTGCCTGTGACCGAGATCAGCCTTGCCGAGATGCTGCGCCGCGAGCCGCTGCTCAATCCGCGTATTTCGCGGGTCTTCGAGGCGCCCGACGCCGCTGCCGACTCCTTCCTGGCGGCTCGCTCGGTGGCCCTCGCCGCCCGCGAGGCCGGCGCGGAGATTCTGACCTACCACCACGTCGTGGACCTGATCCGCGTGGGCGACCGGGTTGTGGGCGCGAGGGTAGAGGACCTGCGCGATGGGACCCTCAAGCAGATCGCCTGCGCCTGCGTGTTGAACGCCACCGGCGCCTGGGCGGGCAAGATCGCGCGCATGGCCGGGCTAACGGTGACCGTGGTCCCCGGCAAGGGCACGATGGTGGCGATGAACCACCGCATGGTCAACACCGTCATCAATCGCTGCAAACCGCCCGACGACGGCGACATCCTGGTGCCCATTCACACCGTCGCGGTGATCGGCACCACCGATACCCTTGTACCCGACCCTGACGTGTACCGCATCGAGCCTGAGGAGATCCAGCTCATGCTCGATGAGGGCGAGAAACTCGTGCCGCGGTTCAAAGAGTATCGCGCCCTGCGGGCCTGGGCGGGGGTGCGCCCGCTGTACCGTGAGAGTGAAGCGGTGCGCGACCGCGATATTCCGCGCACCTTCAAGCTGCTCGACCACGAAACCCGCGACGGGGTCGCCGGGATCGTCTCCATTGTCGGCGGCAAATGGACCACCTACCGCCTCATGGCCGAAGAGACGGTCAATCTGGTCGCTCGGCGTCTGGGCAACACCCGGCCCTGCCGCACCGCCATAGAGGTGCTGCCGGTCCCGCCCTTCGAGCAGCATGGCCCTCCCGCCGCCTCCGGCGGCGCGCGCCACTACTGGCTCGGCAAGTCTCTGGCTGCGGTGGAGGCGGAGCGCGCCTACGGCGAGCTGATCTGCGAGTGCGAACTGGTAACCCGGGCGCGGCTTCTGGCGGCGATTGACAGCGGTGCGAAGAACCTGGACGATCTGCGCCGCGACGTGCGCCTGGGCATGGGGCCGTGCCAGGGAGGCTGGTGCGTGTACCGCGCCGCGGCCCTGCTCTACGAGCGGCGCCACCCCGCCGGGCTTGGCCATGCCCACGCCAACCAGGCCGTGTTGCACATGCTTCAGGCTCGCTGGAAGGGTATGCTGCCGGTGCTCTGGGGCGATCAGTTGCGCCAGGCGCGCCTCGATGAGTTGATCTACCGCGGGGTGCTCGGCGTGCAGCACCTCGAGCCATTCGCCGAACCCGGCGGCGGTCTGGTCACCGAGCATCCTGCGGTAGTGACCGAGTGA
- the glpB gene encoding glycerol-3-phosphate dehydrogenase subunit GlpB: MPYDTIVIGAGLAGLMAALGRAGQGERVLVLAKGHGATHWASGQIDVLAGDANPLAAVERLRVERPEHPYTLVGMPALEAGIAHLRALCADAAYPLAGNLHQRLLLPTALGALRPTALAPATMVAGESRQLADGRPTLIAGFPELRDFFPPLAAANLRAQGFPADGCYLALPPSGRRQSFDPVVLARLFETAEFRAEVGRQLAEEVRRGGYARVGLPAVLGLRHATEVVRDLQAHAGALIFEIPTLPPSVPGMRLYHVLEEALLRLGGRIQLGAFVRRGEGRDIVLEAVYSEAAAREQRHVARRWVLATGGLAGGGLRATPDGELRETALGLPVRAPNRRADWFARRFLDPAGHPVFSAGIAVDEALRPLDAAGRVVYANVAVAGSAIAGFDPIREGCLEGVAIATGYAAGAT, from the coding sequence ATGCCCTACGATACCATCGTCATAGGCGCCGGCCTGGCCGGGCTGATGGCCGCCCTCGGGCGCGCCGGGCAGGGCGAACGTGTGCTGGTGCTGGCAAAGGGACACGGGGCGACCCACTGGGCCTCGGGCCAGATTGATGTTCTGGCCGGCGATGCCAATCCCCTGGCCGCGGTGGAGCGCCTGAGGGTCGAGCGCCCCGAGCATCCCTACACCCTCGTGGGAATGCCGGCGCTGGAAGCGGGCATCGCGCATCTTCGAGCGCTCTGCGCCGACGCTGCTTATCCCCTGGCGGGCAACCTCCACCAGCGCCTGCTGCTCCCCACGGCCCTCGGCGCCCTGCGGCCCACCGCCCTGGCCCCGGCCACTATGGTCGCCGGCGAATCGCGGCAACTCGCCGATGGCCGCCCGACGCTAATCGCCGGCTTCCCTGAACTGCGCGACTTCTTCCCGCCCCTGGCGGCGGCCAACCTGCGCGCCCAGGGCTTCCCCGCCGATGGCTGCTACCTCGCCCTGCCGCCGAGCGGCCGCCGGCAGAGCTTCGACCCGGTGGTCCTGGCGCGGCTGTTTGAGACGGCGGAGTTCCGGGCGGAGGTGGGCCGGCAACTGGCCGAGGAGGTGCGCCGTGGCGGCTATGCGCGGGTGGGGCTGCCCGCCGTCCTGGGCCTGCGCCACGCAACCGAGGTGGTTCGCGACCTCCAGGCTCATGCCGGCGCCCTGATCTTTGAAATCCCTACCTTGCCTCCCTCCGTGCCGGGTATGCGTCTCTACCACGTCTTGGAAGAGGCTCTGCTGCGCCTGGGCGGGCGCATCCAGTTGGGCGCCTTTGTCCGCCGGGGCGAAGGGCGCGACATAGTGCTGGAGGCGGTGTACTCCGAGGCGGCGGCCCGCGAGCAGCGTCACGTCGCGCGGCGCTGGGTGCTGGCGACGGGGGGCCTGGCCGGTGGCGGTCTACGCGCCACCCCGGACGGGGAACTGCGCGAGACGGCCCTGGGCCTGCCGGTGCGCGCTCCCAACAGGCGCGCCGACTGGTTCGCCCGGCGCTTCCTCGACCCGGCAGGCCACCCCGTCTTCAGCGCCGGCATTGCCGTTGATGAGGCGCTGCGGCCCCTCGACGCCGCCGGGCGCGTGGTCTACGCCAACGTCGCCGTGGCGGGCAGCGCCATCGCCGGATTCGACCCCATCCGTGAGGGCTGTCTCGAGGGCGTGGCGATTGCTACCGGCTATGCCGCTGGCGCGACGTGA
- a CDS encoding anaerobic glycerol-3-phosphate dehydrogenase subunit C: MDHIELSLEQSLDHCIKCNICTAACPVAAVTDRFPGPKYVGPQAQRFRHERQPVPDASVDYCSGCRVCNEVCPTGVRIAELNARARARIVAERGLPFRNWLIARSELVGRLSCGPHAPLVNAGLRFGPARWLAERALGIHRAAPLPAASAYSFRAWFKRRRRRGSGPQANGKRRVVYFHGCATNYYEPRVGQAAVAVLERNGFEVILAPQNCCGLPLISNGDFAAARKAHAANVRKLLPYVRQGIPVVGASTSCTLTLKEEAPEILGMHDAEVRAVAEGTYDIFEFLRNLAERGELDTAFKPIERALPYHPPCQYRAHRLGLPPLDVLSLVPGLTLVLSRASCCGIAGTYGLKREKYQIAMDVGAPLFAFVRGFGADLALCDSETCRWQITHATGVASKHPIEILAEAYGEAR, from the coding sequence ATGGATCATATCGAACTCTCCCTCGAACAATCCCTCGATCACTGCATCAAATGCAACATCTGCACAGCAGCCTGCCCGGTGGCCGCGGTCACCGATCGCTTCCCCGGGCCGAAGTACGTCGGCCCCCAGGCGCAACGGTTTCGCCACGAGCGGCAGCCGGTCCCCGACGCCTCGGTAGACTACTGCTCGGGGTGCCGGGTGTGCAACGAGGTGTGCCCGACGGGGGTGCGCATCGCCGAGTTGAACGCGCGGGCGCGGGCGCGCATCGTGGCCGAGCGGGGCCTGCCCTTCCGCAACTGGCTGATCGCCCGTTCGGAACTGGTGGGCCGTCTGAGTTGCGGCCCCCACGCGCCGCTGGTGAACGCCGGGCTGCGGTTCGGCCCCGCCCGCTGGCTGGCAGAGCGCGCGCTCGGCATCCACCGTGCCGCGCCCCTGCCCGCAGCCAGCGCCTACAGCTTCCGCGCCTGGTTCAAGCGGCGGCGACGGCGCGGGTCCGGCCCGCAGGCGAACGGGAAGCGGCGGGTGGTCTACTTCCACGGCTGCGCGACCAACTACTACGAGCCGCGGGTGGGCCAGGCAGCGGTAGCGGTGCTGGAGCGCAACGGCTTCGAGGTCATCCTGGCGCCGCAGAACTGCTGTGGCCTGCCACTGATCTCCAATGGCGACTTCGCCGCCGCGCGCAAGGCCCACGCGGCCAATGTGCGCAAGCTGCTGCCCTATGTGCGCCAGGGAATCCCCGTGGTCGGCGCCAGCACCAGTTGCACCCTCACGCTGAAAGAGGAGGCCCCCGAAATCCTCGGCATGCACGACGCCGAGGTGCGCGCCGTCGCCGAGGGGACCTACGACATCTTCGAGTTCCTGCGCAACCTGGCCGAGCGCGGCGAACTCGACACCGCCTTCAAGCCCATCGAGCGCGCGCTGCCCTACCATCCCCCGTGCCAGTACCGCGCCCACCGCCTTGGCCTGCCGCCGCTGGACGTGCTCAGCCTCGTTCCGGGCCTGACCCTCGTTCTCAGCCGCGCCAGTTGCTGCGGCATCGCCGGCACCTACGGCCTCAAGCGCGAGAAGTACCAGATCGCCATGGACGTGGGCGCGCCGCTCTTCGCCTTCGTGCGCGGCTTCGGCGCCGACCTGGCCCTGTGCGACAGCGAGACCTGCCGCTGGCAGATCACCCACGCCACCGGGGTGGCGAGCAAGCACCCGATCGAGATCCTGGCAGAGGCGTATGGAGAAGCGCGATGA